The proteins below come from a single Kitasatospora sp. NBC_00315 genomic window:
- a CDS encoding WXG100 family type VII secretion target, with translation MSGSSYDNGGGGHRSSGAGEQFSVKPWEMHGEGREFETISNDFARAALALEQSLGGLGTPWGTDEPGSGFASEYQEAHRTVLGGLNGIADALGRIGTGLHTMADSVADTDAGITADFGRTATPGGPGAVRSGGAPAGMAL, from the coding sequence ATGAGTGGCAGCAGTTACGACAACGGTGGCGGTGGCCACCGGAGTTCGGGCGCGGGAGAGCAGTTCTCGGTCAAGCCGTGGGAGATGCACGGCGAGGGGCGGGAGTTCGAGACCATCTCCAACGACTTCGCCCGGGCCGCGCTGGCCCTGGAGCAGTCGCTGGGCGGGCTCGGCACGCCCTGGGGCACCGACGAGCCCGGCAGCGGGTTCGCCTCCGAGTACCAGGAGGCCCACCGGACGGTGCTCGGCGGCCTGAACGGCATCGCCGACGCGCTCGGGCGGATCGGCACCGGCCTGCACACGATGGCCGACTCGGTGGCCGACACCGACGCCGGGATCACGGCGGACTTCGGCCGGACCGCAACCCCCGGCGGCCCCGGCGCCGTCCGCTCCGGTGGGGCGCCCGCCGGAATGGCGCTCTGA
- a CDS encoding sugar phosphate isomerase/epimerase family protein translates to MHIPDTKVALSTASVYPESTAVAFELAEKLGYDGVEVMVWNDPVSQDIEALRRLSDAHRMPILAVHAPCLLITQRVWTTDPWTKLVRARSAAEKLGASAVVVHPPFRWQRQYAREFVEGIGRMAGESDVRFAVENMYPWRYRDREMLAYAPGWDVTEEEYRHFTIDLSHASTSRIDALEMVRRMGDRLAHIHLADGSGSGKDEHLIPGRGGQPCAELLEHLARTGFDGHVVLEVNTRRSASPAEREADLAEALAFTRLHLATPARVR, encoded by the coding sequence CTGCACATCCCCGACACGAAGGTCGCCCTCTCCACCGCCTCGGTGTACCCCGAGTCCACCGCCGTCGCCTTCGAACTGGCCGAGAAGCTCGGCTACGACGGGGTGGAGGTGATGGTCTGGAACGACCCGGTCAGCCAGGACATCGAGGCGCTGCGCCGTCTCTCCGACGCCCACCGGATGCCGATCCTGGCCGTCCACGCGCCCTGCCTGCTGATCACCCAGCGGGTCTGGACCACCGATCCCTGGACGAAGCTGGTCCGCGCCCGGTCGGCGGCCGAGAAGCTCGGCGCGAGCGCCGTCGTCGTGCACCCGCCCTTCCGCTGGCAGCGCCAGTACGCCCGCGAGTTCGTCGAGGGCATCGGGCGGATGGCCGGTGAGAGCGACGTCCGCTTCGCCGTCGAGAACATGTACCCCTGGCGCTACCGCGACCGCGAGATGCTCGCCTACGCCCCCGGCTGGGACGTCACGGAGGAGGAGTACCGGCACTTCACCATCGACCTCTCGCACGCCTCCACCTCCCGGATCGACGCGCTGGAGATGGTCCGGCGGATGGGCGACCGGCTCGCCCACATCCACCTGGCCGACGGCTCCGGCTCCGGCAAGGACGAGCACCTGATCCCCGGCCGGGGCGGCCAGCCCTGCGCGGAACTGCTGGAGCACCTGGCCAGGACCGGTTTCGACGGCCACGTCGTGCTGGAGGTCAACACCCGCCGCTCGGCGTCCCCCGCCGAACGCGAGGCCGACCTCGCCGAGGCACTCGCCTTCACCCGGCTGCACCTGGCCACCCCCGCGCGCGTACGCTGA
- a CDS encoding NADH-quinone oxidoreductase subunit D: MRETTVGIGAGAENFSGERGTTDMVLNIGPQHPSTHGVLRLKLVLDGERIVAAEPVIGYMHRGAEKLFEARDYRQIVMLANRHDWLSAFSNELGVVLAVERMLGMEVPERAVWIRTMLAELNRVLNHLMFLGSYPLELGGITPVFHAFQGREELQHVLEEASGGRMHYMFNRVGGLKEDLPAGWLGRVRAAVAVVRSQLPVFEDLVLGNEIFRARTAGVGVLSREHVHAYGVSGPIARASGVDLDLRRDEPYLAYGELLDVLTVVTREEGDCLARFECLLEQTANSLDLADACLDRLATLAPGPVNLRLPKVLKAPEGTTYAWTENPLGINGYYLVSRGDKTPWRLKLRSASFNNIQALIELLPGTLVADMVAILGSMFFVVGDIDK; the protein is encoded by the coding sequence ATGAGGGAGACCACGGTCGGCATCGGCGCGGGTGCGGAGAACTTTTCGGGCGAGCGGGGCACCACGGACATGGTGCTCAACATCGGTCCGCAGCACCCGTCCACGCACGGCGTGCTGCGCCTGAAACTGGTGCTGGACGGCGAGCGGATCGTGGCCGCCGAGCCGGTGATCGGCTACATGCACCGGGGCGCGGAGAAGCTCTTCGAGGCCCGCGACTACCGCCAGATCGTCATGCTGGCCAACCGGCACGACTGGCTCTCGGCCTTCTCCAACGAGCTCGGTGTGGTGCTCGCGGTCGAGCGGATGCTCGGCATGGAGGTGCCCGAGCGGGCGGTCTGGATCCGCACCATGCTGGCCGAGCTGAACCGGGTGCTCAACCACCTGATGTTCCTCGGCTCGTACCCGCTGGAGCTGGGCGGGATCACCCCGGTCTTCCACGCCTTCCAGGGCCGCGAGGAGCTCCAGCACGTGCTGGAGGAGGCCTCCGGCGGCCGGATGCACTACATGTTCAACCGGGTCGGCGGCCTCAAGGAGGACCTGCCGGCGGGGTGGCTGGGCCGGGTCCGGGCGGCGGTGGCGGTCGTCCGCTCCCAGCTGCCGGTCTTCGAGGACCTCGTGCTCGGCAACGAGATCTTCCGGGCCCGGACCGCGGGCGTCGGCGTCCTGTCCCGGGAGCACGTGCACGCCTACGGGGTCAGCGGCCCGATCGCCCGGGCCAGTGGCGTGGACCTCGACCTGCGGCGGGACGAGCCGTACCTCGCCTACGGCGAGCTGCTGGACGTGCTGACGGTGGTCACCCGCGAGGAGGGCGACTGCCTGGCCCGCTTCGAGTGCCTGCTGGAGCAGACCGCCAACTCGCTGGACCTCGCCGACGCCTGCCTGGACAGGCTGGCGACGCTGGCCCCCGGACCGGTCAACCTGCGGCTGCCCAAGGTGCTCAAGGCACCCGAGGGGACCACCTACGCCTGGACCGAGAACCCGCTCGGCATCAACGGCTACTACCTGGTCTCGCGCGGCGACAAGACGCCCTGGCGGCTCAAGCTCCGCTCGGCCTCCTTCAACAACATCCAGGCGCTCATCGAGCTGCTGCCCGGGACGCTGGTCGCGGACATGGTGGCGATCCTGGGCTCGATGTTCTTCGTGGTCGGCGACATCGACAAGTAG
- a CDS encoding class I SAM-dependent methyltransferase, with translation MTDLQQEAHAASFGAVAAEYDAARPSYPDALFEELERLAGRPLRGAEVLDVGAGTGIATRLLAARGARVTAVEPSPGMAARLRAVSPELPLVKGVGDELPFHDATADLITYAQAFHWTDPARSVPEAIRVLRPGGALATWWNVKDHTVDWVGAMGARLAELLPGNPGYGAVDDIDALLEPYGLRTGTALLRWERRITVDHLITDLTSRSYLAVLPPERRAEVLAVEREALLAEFPDGLLTEPYVLRLTVAVTPG, from the coding sequence ATGACCGATCTTCAGCAGGAGGCCCACGCCGCCTCGTTCGGCGCGGTCGCCGCCGAGTACGACGCGGCCCGGCCCTCGTACCCGGACGCGCTCTTCGAGGAGCTGGAGCGGCTCGCCGGCCGCCCGCTGCGCGGGGCCGAGGTGCTCGACGTCGGCGCGGGGACGGGGATCGCCACCCGCCTGCTGGCCGCCCGCGGGGCCCGGGTGACGGCGGTCGAGCCCAGCCCCGGCATGGCGGCCCGGCTGCGCGCCGTCAGCCCGGAGCTGCCGCTCGTCAAGGGCGTCGGCGACGAACTGCCGTTCCACGACGCCACCGCCGACCTGATCACCTACGCCCAGGCCTTCCACTGGACGGACCCGGCGCGCTCGGTCCCCGAGGCGATCCGGGTGCTGCGCCCCGGCGGCGCGCTCGCCACCTGGTGGAACGTCAAGGACCACACGGTCGACTGGGTCGGCGCGATGGGCGCGCGGCTGGCCGAGCTGCTCCCGGGGAACCCCGGGTACGGCGCGGTCGACGACATCGACGCCCTGCTGGAGCCGTACGGCCTGCGGACCGGCACCGCGCTGCTGCGCTGGGAGCGCCGGATCACCGTCGACCACCTGATCACCGACCTCACCTCGCGCTCGTACCTGGCGGTGCTGCCCCCCGAGCGGCGCGCCGAGGTGCTGGCCGTCGAGCGCGAGGCCCTGCTCGCCGAGTTCCCGGACGGGCTGCTCACCGAGCCGTACGTGCTGCGCCTCACCGTGGCCGTCACTCCCGGCTGA
- a CDS encoding SUKH-4 family immunity protein — protein MTTRAQAIDAAHRWINGELPGASAEAPTGARKVHSHEFDLGWVLWAEPAPVQVDPLTGERRAPEEIGAACAVVDRVDGELSVWPSVPVPEVIRLYRDRLGAGSYDPALPPATGRGTRAELTYLDELGEPRILAMRSVPGLPHPALRAWRRLQEQGVRAEDVLAVRTDLRIGALPGGYWAHALAAELPAVRVGFELPYGPHFDHRAAAVRALSEPAAEPGRPAPARRNRVPFPRAAPPAPAERDQELAARLEQQFGPHGVLRFDPADVTRADLPEVTATALLQVGVPVSVEGFFALHHPRPDGIADGTRTGPVLPVVAEHLAELGRGTRTTARAAQELVSQLMVGTDGWSLITVDTARGQVRAIDPDYATARHCNADLTAFVRCLSLFAAWLPALRGLQPDAAGPAVAELQWGLAVIDRTVFDDPENWWAVLVEQLWDGLL, from the coding sequence GTGACCACCCGAGCCCAGGCGATCGACGCCGCCCACCGCTGGATCAACGGCGAGCTCCCGGGGGCCTCGGCCGAGGCCCCCACCGGCGCCCGCAAGGTGCACAGCCACGAGTTCGACCTCGGCTGGGTGCTCTGGGCCGAGCCCGCGCCCGTCCAGGTGGATCCGCTGACCGGCGAGCGCCGGGCGCCGGAGGAGATCGGCGCGGCCTGCGCCGTGGTCGACCGGGTCGACGGCGAGCTGAGCGTGTGGCCGTCCGTGCCGGTGCCCGAGGTGATCCGGCTCTACCGCGACCGGCTGGGCGCCGGCTCCTACGACCCCGCGCTGCCACCGGCGACCGGCCGGGGGACCAGGGCCGAGCTGACCTACCTCGACGAGCTGGGCGAGCCGCGGATCCTGGCGATGCGCTCCGTGCCGGGCCTGCCGCACCCCGCGCTGCGGGCCTGGCGCCGACTCCAGGAGCAGGGCGTACGGGCCGAGGACGTCCTCGCCGTCCGGACCGACCTGCGGATCGGCGCGCTGCCCGGCGGCTACTGGGCCCATGCGCTGGCCGCCGAACTCCCCGCCGTGAGGGTCGGCTTCGAGCTGCCGTACGGCCCGCACTTCGACCACCGCGCGGCCGCCGTCCGGGCGCTGTCCGAGCCCGCCGCCGAACCGGGGCGGCCCGCCCCCGCCCGGCGCAACCGGGTGCCGTTCCCGAGGGCGGCGCCGCCGGCCCCGGCGGAGCGGGACCAGGAGCTGGCGGCCCGCCTGGAGCAGCAGTTCGGCCCGCACGGGGTGCTGCGCTTCGACCCCGCCGACGTCACCCGGGCCGACCTGCCGGAGGTGACGGCGACGGCGCTGCTGCAGGTCGGCGTGCCGGTGTCGGTCGAGGGATTCTTCGCGCTGCACCACCCGCGGCCCGACGGCATCGCGGACGGCACCCGCACCGGACCGGTGCTGCCCGTGGTGGCCGAGCACCTGGCCGAGCTGGGACGCGGCACCCGCACCACCGCCAGGGCCGCCCAGGAGCTGGTCTCGCAGCTGATGGTCGGCACCGACGGGTGGTCGCTGATCACCGTCGACACCGCCCGGGGCCAGGTCCGCGCGATCGACCCGGACTACGCCACCGCCCGGCACTGCAACGCCGATCTGACGGCCTTCGTCCGCTGCCTGTCGCTGTTCGCGGCCTGGCTGCCCGCCCTGCGCGGCCTGCAGCCGGACGCCGCCGGGCCGGCCGTCGCCGAACTCCAGTGGGGCCTGGCCGTGATCGACCGGACGGTCTTCGACGACCCGGAGAACTGGTGGGCCGTCCTGGTCGAGCAGCTGTGGGACGGCCTGCTCTGA
- a CDS encoding SAM-dependent methyltransferase: MTWMRWRPAMEQALYGTDGFYRRPEGPAGHFRTSVHASARYAGAVARLLGEVDEALGHPRELAFVDVGAGRGELLAGVLAAVPDALAARLRPYGVELAARPPGLPAGVVWTQTAPAGVCGLLFANEWLDNVPLDVAEVDEDGVLRHVEVDTASGHERLAEAVGGADEQWARRWWPAVEPGARVELGAPRDAAWAGAVGTLDRGLAVAVDYAHSAGSRPLFGTLAGFGSGREVRPVPDGRCDVTAHVALDAAAAPGVHSLWTTQREALRALGVSGARPPLALASSDPVAYLRALGGAGEAAELTDPGGLGGFGWLAQAVRIAVPRSLEGLGGWQTLVP, encoded by the coding sequence ATGACGTGGATGCGATGGCGGCCCGCCATGGAACAGGCGCTGTACGGCACGGACGGCTTCTACCGCAGGCCCGAGGGGCCGGCCGGGCACTTCCGGACGTCCGTGCACGCCTCCGCCCGGTACGCGGGGGCGGTCGCCCGGCTGCTCGGGGAGGTGGACGAGGCGCTGGGGCACCCGCGGGAGCTGGCCTTCGTCGACGTCGGCGCCGGCCGGGGCGAGCTGCTGGCCGGCGTGCTGGCGGCGGTGCCGGACGCGCTGGCCGCGCGACTGCGCCCGTACGGGGTGGAGCTGGCGGCGCGGCCGCCGGGGCTGCCGGCCGGTGTGGTGTGGACGCAGACCGCGCCGGCCGGGGTGTGCGGACTGCTGTTCGCCAACGAGTGGCTGGACAACGTGCCGCTCGACGTCGCGGAGGTGGACGAGGACGGCGTGCTGCGCCACGTCGAGGTCGACACCGCGAGCGGGCACGAACGGCTGGCGGAGGCGGTCGGCGGCGCCGATGAGCAGTGGGCCCGCCGGTGGTGGCCCGCGGTGGAGCCGGGCGCCCGGGTGGAGCTGGGCGCCCCGCGGGACGCCGCCTGGGCGGGCGCGGTGGGCACGCTGGATCGGGGCCTGGCGGTGGCGGTGGACTACGCGCACAGCGCCGGCAGCCGCCCGCTGTTCGGCACCCTCGCCGGGTTCGGCTCCGGCCGCGAGGTGCGCCCGGTGCCGGACGGCCGCTGCGACGTGACGGCGCACGTCGCGCTGGACGCGGCGGCGGCCCCCGGCGTCCACAGCCTGTGGACGACGCAGCGCGAGGCCCTGCGGGCGCTCGGGGTGAGCGGCGCCCGGCCGCCGCTGGCGCTCGCGTCGAGCGATCCGGTGGCCTACCTGCGGGCCCTGGGCGGCGCCGGCGAGGCGGCCGAACTGACCGATCCGGGCGGCCTCGGCGGCTTCGGCTGGCTGGCGCAGGCCGTCCGCATCGCGGTACCGAGGAGCCTGGAGGGGCTCGGGGGATGGCAGACTCTGGTGCCATGA
- a CDS encoding Ppx/GppA family phosphatase — protein sequence MRLGVLDVGSNTVHFLVVDAHPGAAPLPAYSHKVELRLAELLDDQGAIGEAGVDRLVGMVASSLRVAEDKGVVDVLPFATSAVREASNGEAVLRRVAEETGVELRVLSGQDEARLTFLAVRRWFGWSSGRLLNLDIGGGSLEIGCGLDEQPDAACSLPLGAGRLTAGWLPGDVADPEDLRRLRRHIRAEIAAVAGEISRLGPPGHAVATSKTFKQLARMTGAAPADAGQYVTRRLTRAGLSAWLPRLCAMSVAERAQIPGVSPGRAKQLLAGALVADAAMDIFGLDELDICPWALREGIILRRLDTLDSPADRRRAALTG from the coding sequence ATGCGACTCGGTGTTCTAGACGTAGGTTCCAACACCGTCCACTTCCTCGTGGTGGACGCCCATCCAGGTGCCGCCCCGCTGCCCGCGTACTCCCACAAGGTGGAGCTGCGGCTCGCGGAGCTGCTGGACGACCAGGGCGCCATCGGCGAGGCCGGGGTGGACAGGCTGGTCGGCATGGTCGCCTCGTCGCTGCGGGTCGCCGAGGACAAGGGCGTGGTCGACGTCCTGCCGTTCGCCACCTCCGCCGTGCGCGAGGCCAGCAACGGTGAGGCGGTGCTGCGCCGGGTCGCCGAGGAGACCGGCGTCGAACTGCGGGTGCTCTCCGGCCAGGACGAGGCGCGGCTGACCTTCCTGGCCGTGCGGCGCTGGTTCGGCTGGTCCTCCGGCCGGCTGCTCAACCTCGACATCGGCGGCGGCTCGCTGGAGATCGGCTGCGGTCTGGACGAGCAGCCCGACGCGGCCTGTTCCCTGCCGCTGGGCGCCGGCCGGCTGACGGCCGGCTGGCTGCCGGGGGACGTCGCGGATCCGGAGGACCTGCGCCGGCTGAGACGCCACATCCGCGCCGAGATCGCCGCGGTGGCGGGGGAGATCTCCCGGCTCGGGCCGCCCGGCCACGCGGTGGCCACCTCCAAGACCTTCAAGCAGCTCGCCCGGATGACCGGCGCCGCCCCCGCCGACGCGGGCCAGTACGTCACCCGCCGGCTCACCCGCGCGGGCCTGTCGGCCTGGCTGCCGCGGCTCTGCGCGATGTCCGTCGCCGAGCGGGCCCAGATCCCCGGCGTCTCGCCCGGCCGCGCCAAACAGCTGCTGGCAGGGGCGTTGGTCGCGGACGCCGCGATGGACATCTTCGGCCTGGACGAGCTGGACATCTGCCCCTGGGCGCTGCGCGAGGGCATCATCCTGCGCCGGCTCGACACCCTGGACAGCCCCGCCGACCGCCGCCGCGCGGCTCTCACCGGCTGA
- a CDS encoding toxin glutamine deamidase domain-containing protein, with protein sequence MSRKLPEELVPVLAQLHQAWPLADEDGLRQAAAKWREFGAESERLGRRGGASAGRVTGENSGRSVDAFADHWRTFSGSGRGHLDDAQHAADLMAAAFDTAARATDTCKAELVSTLTALAEELKKADDQAAAVKDAAAKASAAASTQPAKGVFGAVAQTVGAAAAGVRAAAADTVAAGVRTVALEAAKLKVAGLLEELGRAMKAAMGTALKEPALTAMERIAAVPGAGGSSPGGDIRTLAEVANGTGGLPVGLAAAGVVGADGSGLTMVVDAEGRPVIGEDGKPVVGVDGLTVKLDAAGQPELGADGNPVIVRADGTEVKDTDGLKLVVGKDGKPVVAVEGVTVGLDENGRPQLGPDGHPVLNGPDGRPLATGGPLGGAPGGRPPLGTVLNGLPTDGLLTDGPATDGVLGPLGGHGRGPGPGSGEPVGLPGGGPAATGPIQIQTGPVGVQLGSGGGGGGGGQQGGWTGDAPVSRPAPAGSGRSGGYGPVSAPAGGGYDYTPGPVASGGGGGPASLRTDSVLAPPSVDSASAYGAGGGSGAGYSGGSGGGYSGSGYDGGSGGAPVGAASGGIGAGGGFGGGQTGGSAGAPGGGYGGGAVPVSGGGGFASGGAVGGAPGGAGAGGVGPVGGQAYGAAPGAPGAGGVGGVGGASAVPAAGSPGSGAVGGVQPGQDTRPGAGVGAGSRPGAVGAQPGPVGVAPVLTPGPGRSGGEGAGFGGNRRFAEPVAGEGVGSWATPVATAQVMAMHIALGRRGHPGEEPGAPAGSRGIADSRPSGLPGGLGPVDPEHQAEVERRVPRGPDGLPVRHPDPAAGGWAEVVNDGGYRGPGRANNGLEIALSAVDTYSGRPTCAAPRIPTEGDAGERGGRDRAERELGAPFRDLGDGAGTFERLAGELLPAGHGAQAVLLTLDAYGRSHAWNAVNHQGAIVYLDHQSGCRGPAPLHSADHGLWAIALDPDGRALDLAEHRARPASPAVPPADPAAVPAAPPAVAADPAAVPAVAADPVATKTPSARSTDS encoded by the coding sequence GTGTCCCGGAAGCTGCCCGAGGAACTCGTCCCGGTACTGGCCCAGCTCCACCAGGCCTGGCCGCTGGCGGACGAGGACGGGCTGCGCCAGGCAGCCGCCAAGTGGCGGGAGTTCGGCGCCGAGAGCGAGCGGCTCGGGCGGCGCGGTGGCGCGTCGGCGGGCCGGGTCACCGGTGAGAACTCGGGCCGGTCGGTGGACGCCTTCGCCGACCACTGGCGGACCTTCAGCGGCAGCGGCCGGGGCCATCTCGACGACGCCCAGCACGCCGCCGACCTGATGGCCGCCGCCTTCGACACGGCGGCGCGGGCCACCGACACCTGCAAGGCGGAGCTGGTCTCGACGCTGACCGCGCTGGCCGAGGAGCTGAAGAAGGCCGACGACCAGGCGGCCGCGGTCAAGGACGCGGCGGCGAAGGCCTCGGCGGCGGCGAGCACGCAGCCCGCCAAGGGGGTGTTCGGCGCGGTGGCGCAGACCGTCGGCGCGGCGGCCGCCGGCGTGCGGGCCGCCGCCGCGGACACCGTCGCCGCCGGCGTGCGGACGGTCGCCCTGGAGGCGGCGAAACTGAAGGTGGCCGGCCTGCTGGAGGAACTCGGCCGCGCGATGAAGGCCGCGATGGGGACGGCGCTCAAGGAGCCCGCCCTGACCGCGATGGAGCGGATCGCCGCGGTGCCGGGCGCCGGCGGGAGCTCCCCGGGCGGCGACATCCGGACGCTGGCCGAAGTGGCGAACGGGACGGGCGGCCTGCCCGTCGGGCTCGCCGCCGCCGGTGTGGTCGGCGCCGACGGCAGTGGCCTGACGATGGTCGTCGACGCCGAGGGCCGGCCCGTCATCGGCGAGGACGGCAAGCCGGTGGTCGGCGTCGACGGTCTGACGGTCAAGCTGGACGCGGCCGGTCAGCCGGAACTCGGCGCGGACGGCAACCCGGTGATCGTGCGCGCCGACGGCACCGAGGTGAAGGACACGGACGGCCTGAAGCTGGTCGTCGGCAAGGACGGCAAGCCGGTGGTCGCGGTCGAGGGCGTCACGGTCGGCCTCGACGAGAACGGCAGGCCGCAGCTGGGCCCGGACGGCCACCCCGTGCTGAACGGACCGGACGGCAGGCCGCTGGCCACCGGCGGCCCGCTCGGCGGCGCCCCCGGCGGCAGGCCGCCGCTCGGCACCGTCCTCAACGGCCTGCCGACGGACGGCCTGCTCACGGACGGGCCGGCGACGGACGGTGTTCTCGGGCCCCTGGGCGGCCACGGCAGGGGCCCCGGACCGGGCTCGGGCGAGCCCGTCGGCCTGCCCGGCGGCGGCCCGGCGGCGACCGGGCCGATCCAGATCCAGACCGGCCCGGTCGGCGTGCAGCTGGGCAGTGGTGGCGGTGGCGGTGGCGGTGGCCAGCAGGGCGGCTGGACCGGCGACGCGCCGGTGTCCCGGCCCGCGCCGGCCGGCTCCGGTCGCTCCGGCGGCTACGGCCCGGTCTCCGCGCCCGCCGGCGGCGGCTACGACTACACCCCCGGACCGGTCGCGTCGGGCGGGGGCGGCGGGCCGGCCTCGCTGCGCACCGACTCGGTGCTCGCACCGCCCTCGGTGGATTCGGCCTCCGCCTACGGCGCGGGCGGCGGATCCGGCGCGGGCTACTCGGGAGGTTCGGGCGGGGGCTACTCCGGCTCAGGCTACGACGGCGGTTCGGGAGGTGCTCCGGTCGGTGCCGCGAGTGGCGGGATCGGCGCGGGCGGAGGCTTCGGGGGCGGCCAGACCGGCGGTTCGGCCGGCGCCCCGGGCGGCGGGTACGGCGGCGGCGCCGTCCCGGTGAGCGGCGGGGGCGGCTTCGCCTCGGGCGGCGCGGTCGGCGGCGCCCCGGGTGGCGCGGGAGCCGGCGGCGTCGGGCCGGTCGGCGGCCAGGCATACGGCGCGGCCCCCGGTGCGCCCGGCGCCGGGGGCGTGGGTGGCGTCGGGGGCGCGAGCGCCGTCCCGGCGGCCGGGTCCCCGGGGTCCGGCGCGGTCGGCGGCGTCCAGCCGGGGCAGGACACCCGGCCCGGTGCCGGGGTGGGCGCCGGCTCCCGGCCGGGGGCCGTAGGCGCCCAGCCCGGCCCGGTCGGCGTCGCGCCGGTGCTCACCCCCGGACCCGGCCGCTCCGGCGGCGAGGGAGCCGGTTTCGGCGGCAACCGCCGCTTCGCCGAGCCGGTGGCCGGCGAGGGCGTCGGATCCTGGGCCACCCCGGTCGCCACCGCCCAGGTGATGGCGATGCACATCGCGCTGGGCCGCCGGGGCCACCCCGGTGAGGAGCCGGGCGCCCCGGCGGGGAGCCGGGGCATCGCGGACAGCCGGCCCTCCGGGCTGCCCGGCGGGCTCGGGCCGGTCGACCCGGAGCACCAGGCCGAGGTGGAGCGACGGGTGCCCCGGGGGCCCGACGGCCTTCCGGTCCGTCACCCCGACCCGGCCGCCGGAGGCTGGGCCGAGGTGGTCAACGACGGCGGGTACCGCGGGCCGGGCCGGGCCAACAACGGTCTGGAGATCGCGCTCTCGGCGGTCGACACCTACAGCGGCCGGCCCACCTGCGCGGCGCCCCGGATCCCCACCGAGGGCGACGCGGGCGAGCGGGGCGGACGCGACCGCGCCGAGCGCGAACTCGGCGCGCCCTTCCGCGACCTGGGCGACGGCGCCGGGACGTTCGAGCGGCTGGCGGGCGAGCTGCTGCCGGCCGGGCACGGCGCGCAGGCGGTGCTGCTCACCCTGGACGCGTACGGGCGCTCGCACGCCTGGAACGCCGTCAACCACCAGGGCGCGATCGTCTACCTGGACCACCAGAGCGGTTGCCGCGGCCCGGCCCCGCTGCACAGCGCGGACCACGGCCTGTGGGCGATCGCCCTCGATCCGGACGGCCGCGCGCTGGACCTCGCCGAGCACCGGGCCCGGCCGGCGTCCCCGGCGGTGCCCCCCGCCGACCCGGCCGCCGTACCCGCCGCGCCACCCGCCGTGGCCGCCGACCCGGCCGCCGTACCCGCTGTGGCCGCCGACCCGGTCGCGACCAAGACCCCCAGCGCCAGGAGCACCGACTCGTGA
- a CDS encoding sensor histidine kinase — protein MHRLNAWLRRHPMVADSAWALLVLGLSLLPDHNEDGWRVAVHYLLAVAVPLLMVFRRRNPDLTLALAVVLGLGQVALSVDPAASSIGYLVFAYTGAAFGSTWASRLALTAGLAAGPLTLWRFPTGTADDQGQPAGPQHSVLQGLLLAVLMSTPFVLCWAWGRLTRVRRAYLVELEDRAARLERERDAQAKVAVAAERARIARELHDVVAHNVSVMIVQADGAAYVLDNSPQQAKEALGTIASTGRQALVEMRRLLGVLRTADTADEYVPQPGVEELPDLLEQVRTAGLPVDFSASGDARDLPRGVELTVYRIVQEALTNVRKHGGPDARARVAVDFGDRELAVLIEDDGRGTTEEQLTTGGTDGLGHGLIGMRERVGMVSGSLDVGPRPGGGFRIRAVLPLTALK, from the coding sequence GTGCATCGACTCAACGCCTGGCTTCGCCGACACCCCATGGTGGCCGACTCCGCCTGGGCGCTGCTGGTGCTCGGCCTCTCCCTGCTGCCCGACCACAACGAGGACGGCTGGCGGGTGGCCGTCCACTACCTGCTGGCGGTGGCCGTCCCCCTGCTGATGGTGTTCCGCCGGCGCAATCCGGACCTCACCCTCGCGCTGGCCGTCGTCCTCGGCCTCGGCCAGGTGGCGCTGAGCGTCGACCCGGCGGCGTCCAGCATCGGCTACCTGGTGTTCGCGTACACCGGCGCCGCCTTCGGCTCCACGTGGGCGTCGCGCCTGGCGCTCACCGCCGGGCTGGCGGCCGGCCCGCTCACCCTCTGGCGCTTCCCGACCGGCACCGCGGACGACCAGGGCCAACCGGCCGGGCCGCAGCACAGCGTGCTGCAGGGCCTGTTGCTGGCCGTGCTGATGTCCACCCCGTTCGTGCTCTGCTGGGCGTGGGGCCGGCTCACCCGGGTCCGCCGGGCGTACCTGGTCGAGCTGGAGGACCGCGCCGCGCGGCTGGAGCGCGAGCGGGACGCGCAGGCGAAGGTCGCGGTGGCCGCCGAGCGGGCCCGGATCGCCCGCGAGCTGCACGACGTGGTGGCGCACAACGTGTCGGTGATGATCGTCCAGGCCGACGGCGCCGCGTACGTCCTGGACAACTCGCCCCAGCAGGCGAAGGAGGCGCTCGGCACCATCGCCTCCACCGGCCGTCAGGCGCTGGTGGAGATGCGTCGCCTGCTCGGGGTGCTGCGGACCGCCGACACCGCCGACGAGTACGTGCCGCAGCCGGGCGTGGAGGAGTTGCCGGATCTGCTGGAGCAGGTCCGCACCGCGGGCCTGCCGGTCGACTTCTCGGCCTCCGGCGACGCCCGCGACCTGCCCCGGGGCGTCGAGCTGACGGTCTACCGGATCGTCCAGGAGGCGCTGACCAACGTCCGCAAGCACGGCGGCCCCGACGCCCGGGCCAGGGTCGCGGTCGACTTCGGCGACCGCGAGCTGGCCGTCCTGATCGAGGACGACGGACGCGGCACCACCGAGGAACAGCTCACCACCGGTGGGACGGACGGCCTCGGGCACGGTCTGATCGGCATGCGGGAGCGGGTCGGCATGGTCAGCGGCAGCCTCGACGTCGGGCCACGGCCGGGCGGCGGCTTCCGGATCCGGGCGGTCCTGCCCCTCACGGCCCTCAAGTAG